The segment TTCACAAGTTTGCCTTCAGGGAGCGGGACGAGGACCCGTTCCGCTGCGTCGGCTGCGGTCGTTGCGTCGCGCTGTGCCCGGCGGGCCTCGACATCGTGAGCACGGTGTCCGCGGCAGTCGAGGCCATCCGGGAGGAGGGTGCAGATGCCGCTCGCTGAAGCCATGCCCAACCCGTACCAGCCGAGCCTGATGAGGATCAGCGAATTTATTGACGAAACCCCAGATGTCAGGACCTTGCGGCTGCATTTCGTTGAGGATGCCGAAGCCACTGATTTCGAGGGCTGGGAGCCGGGGCAGTTCGGCCAGTTTACCGTCTTCGGTGCCGGAGAATCGGTGTTCGCGATCTCCAATCGGCCGTGGCGCCGTGGGGAGACCGGCGCATCGGCGCCCATCGTCGAGTGCACATTCCGCGTTGTCGGCAAGGTCACGACCGCCCTCAGGATGATGTCGGCGGGACAGGTCATTGGCTTCCGCGGTCCTTACGGGAACCACTTTCCGGTCGACGATTGGAAGGGGAAGCATATCGTCTTCATCGGCGGCGGCATCGGCATGGCGGCGCTGCGCTCGGCGATGCTCGAAGTCATCGATCGAAAGGCCGAGTTTGGCGATGTGTTGATTCTCAACGGTGCGCGCTCGGTGGCCGATGTCGTCTACAAGAGCGAAATGCCGCAGTGGCAGGAGGTAGAC is part of the Acidobacteriota bacterium genome and harbors:
- a CDS encoding heterodisulfide reductase subunit F, translating into MPLAEAMPNPYQPSLMRISEFIDETPDVRTLRLHFVEDAEATDFEGWEPGQFGQFTVFGAGESVFAISNRPWRRGETGASAPIVECTFRVVGKVTTALRMMSAGQVIGFRGPYGNHFPVDDWKGKHIVFIGGGIGMAALRSAMLEVIDRKAEFGDVLILNGARSVADVVYKSEMPQWQEVDGVTVVRTVDPGGETEAWDGEVGLLPNVFETLKLDPEDRIVVACGPPIMLHFLFMSLGKV